The archaeon genome includes the window CCGATCCCCTTCTCGTGCATTATCGTCAGGACGACCGCGATGTCCTTCTTGATTCTCTGGATGTTGCCGACGTCCTTCTTGACGACGCCTCTCTGTGCGCCGCCGCGAAGCTTGGAGAGCTCCGACCTGAGGTCGAAGAGCCTCTGCCTCAGCTTCTCAGCGTCCTGCGTTCTCAGTTCCTTCGGCTTGAGTTGGGTCATTCTCTTTGTTCTCCTCTTGCTTCACGTCCTCCTTGAACTGGAAGTCCGGGGGGAGGGCGTCTTTGAGTGCGATCTTGACTTTGATTCCGTAGAGGCCCAGCTTCAGGAGGACGTCGGTCGTGGCCTCGCTCACTGACCTGGCGGCGGTGTCACCGCTCTTCGGGACGATCCCGGCCCGGTACTTTTCGCCGTGGGACCTGTCGCTCCTCAGCTTGCCTGCGACCGAGATCTCGACCCCTGCCGCGCCTGCTGCCATGATGTTGTTGACCGTCCACATCGCGGCGCGCCTGAACGCAGTTCCCCTTGAGACGATCTGGGCAATCCGTGCAGCCATGATTCGTGAGTTGAGCTCCGGATTCTCCACCTCGGTGACCGCAATCTGGGCGTTGGGGTACTCGAACCTGGCCGCGACCTTGTCCGTGAGGTCCTTAATCCCCGTTCCTCGCCTTCCGATTGCCAGGCCGGGCCGAGCGACGTAGACCTTGAAAGTGGTCCCCACCGGCGACTTTTGTATCTCCAGGCCCCCGTAGCCCGCGTCCCTCAGTTCCTTTTCGAAGAACTCGTCCATCACCGCAAAGGCGCTGGAGGTGGTGAGAATCGACTTGACTGTGGTTCTCTGCTGGACGGCCATCCTATACTTCCTTGCCTACGACTTCGATGTGTACCAGCTGGTGGAAGTTGGGGGAGCTGCGGCCGTACGCCCTTGGGTAGTAGTCCTTGATCGTCCTGCCGGCGTACCCTGCCGCGTGGATGATCTTGACCTTCTCCGGGTCGAGGCCCTTGAACTCCGAGTTCCCCTCGAGGTTCCTGAGGACGTCGAGGTAGGCCTTGGCCGCTTTCACCGGGTAGGAGCCTGTGGGGAATCCTTGGAGCTCGCTGCGGTGCCCCACCTTTAGCTTGTGGCGCCTGAATGCGATCGGCATCTTCTTGATTGCCACCTGCTCTAGGTGCTCTATTGCCTTCGAGACTGACATGCCTCTTATCGTGACTGCTATCTCGCGGGCGGCCTTGGGGGAGACGTTGACCTCTCTCCCGCTAGCCCTGACGTGTACCGCTGGGTCGAAACCCTCGAAACTGTAACCATACTGAGGCACTTTACCCCTCTCGTAGTCTTTCGCGCTTTGTCGAAGGCGTTAAAAGCTTTCTGAAGCGTCAGGAGAAAAATCCGACGGTAAGCCCTTGCCATCCGGGAGAGAATCTAACCAAACGAGTTTACCCGAGGGCCGATTCTGACGCGTCAATCTTATAATGCCTGAGAACGGGGTCCGAAAATCGTCTGGGACAGTCTGATTGTGGTCTTCAAAGCCTGAGAAGAAGCCGGTGGAGCTCTCTGACAGGTCCTTCGAAGAAAAGACCTGCGACGTTCTCATTATCGGGGCGGGCGGCGCCGGACTACGGGCCGCGATAGAGGCGTTTGACAAGGGCGCAACTACGCTGATAGTCTGCAAGTCCCTCATGGGGAAGGCGCACACGGTGATGGCCGAGGGAGGGATAGCGGCGGCCTTGGGAAACGTCGACGCGGAGGACGGGTGGGAGGTGCACTTCTCTGACACTG containing:
- a CDS encoding 30S ribosomal protein S3, which codes for MAVQQRTTVKSILTTSSAFAVMDEFFEKELRDAGYGGLEIQKSPVGTTFKVYVARPGLAIGRRGTGIKDLTDKVAARFEYPNAQIAVTEVENPELNSRIMAARIAQIVSRGTAFRRAAMWTVNNIMAAGAAGVEISVAGKLRSDRSHGEKYRAGIVPKSGDTAARSVSEATTDVLLKLGLYGIKVKIALKDALPPDFQFKEDVKQEENKENDPTQAEGTENAGR
- the rpmC gene encoding 50S ribosomal protein L29; this translates as MTQLKPKELRTQDAEKLRQRLFDLRSELSKLRGGAQRGVVKKDVGNIQRIKKDIAVVLTIMHEKGIGE
- a CDS encoding 50S ribosomal protein L22 — its product is MPQYGYSFEGFDPAVHVRASGREVNVSPKAAREIAVTIRGMSVSKAIEHLEQVAIKKMPIAFRRHKLKVGHRSELQGFPTGSYPVKAAKAYLDVLRNLEGNSEFKGLDPEKVKIIHAAGYAGRTIKDYYPRAYGRSSPNFHQLVHIEVVGKEV